A genomic segment from Leptospira congkakensis encodes:
- a CDS encoding neutral/alkaline ceramidase, producing MNSKRESRVRLGFTIVCCFLVLTCSDEKSSPSPILGLVDSSATDNSSSAFSSSGVSRAVAPSLGSSPYLVGAGIYDITGPAAEVGMMGFAESAQKTEGIYMRLWSRAYIIGDASKRVVFVSADLGMIFQSIKQAVSKKIALDAELSPYYNQANVLLSATHTHSGPGGYSHYFLYNATTSGFIKENFDVIVDGIYRSIKLAHQNLVPGNVYINQGNLTDASKNRSVAAYDKNPVAERNFYSSNVDQTMTLLKLVAADGRELGMLNWFAVHPTNVGPTNKLIGGDNKGLASYLFEKTKGTNYSANQTFVAAFAQTNSGDVTPNLWGPADGVNDYARQNIIAEKQLNRAQSLYSSATTQLSGSVDFRHTFVNFSNLYVSSVGTTTCQAGMGASFSAGSVEDNAVSLDFFDEGTTVDSLDWNTNSADAFKSSFLGGALGVLWPASTSEAYKLCHAEKPVLIPTGVASFDGNPWTPPVIPMQIIKIGNLAILAIPAEVSTMAGRRLRSLVKNVLANEYTVIAGLSNSYTSYLTTREEYSSQQYEGASTQFGPNTLVGYEQEFGKLASALRNGSVSPAGPTPADLTNYQATFQTGVVFDDIPLFKSFGNVFTQPASSYANGATVSAVFWGAHPKNNMLIGSSFVDVEKQNGSTWTVVARDNDPSTTYKWQRDGIAYSKVTVTWKTSSFPSGTYRIRHRGHWKSGWTGAISAYQGVTNNFTVQ from the coding sequence ATGAATTCCAAAAGAGAATCCCGAGTGCGCTTGGGTTTTACCATTGTTTGTTGTTTTCTGGTTTTGACTTGTTCAGACGAGAAATCTTCCCCTTCGCCAATCCTCGGTTTGGTGGATTCTAGTGCCACAGATAACTCTAGTTCCGCATTCAGTTCTTCCGGTGTGAGCCGTGCCGTTGCTCCTTCTCTTGGTTCGTCGCCGTATCTTGTGGGTGCAGGGATCTATGATATCACGGGTCCCGCCGCCGAAGTAGGGATGATGGGTTTTGCGGAATCAGCGCAAAAAACAGAAGGGATTTATATGCGCCTTTGGTCAAGGGCCTATATCATTGGGGATGCATCCAAACGAGTGGTTTTTGTGAGTGCTGACTTAGGAATGATTTTTCAATCCATCAAACAAGCAGTGAGTAAAAAAATTGCCTTAGATGCAGAACTATCACCTTATTACAATCAGGCGAACGTTCTTCTTTCGGCGACACATACACATAGTGGGCCTGGTGGGTATTCTCATTATTTTTTATACAACGCCACTACCTCCGGATTTATCAAAGAAAACTTTGATGTGATTGTCGATGGAATTTATCGTTCCATCAAACTCGCTCATCAAAATTTAGTTCCAGGTAATGTTTATATCAACCAAGGAAATTTAACAGATGCGAGTAAAAACCGTTCGGTGGCTGCTTATGATAAAAACCCTGTTGCTGAAAGAAATTTTTATTCTTCTAACGTAGACCAAACGATGACTCTTTTAAAATTAGTCGCGGCGGATGGTCGTGAGTTAGGGATGCTCAATTGGTTTGCAGTGCATCCAACCAACGTTGGTCCTACAAACAAACTCATCGGTGGTGACAATAAAGGTCTCGCTTCTTATCTTTTTGAAAAAACAAAAGGAACTAATTATTCAGCAAACCAAACCTTTGTGGCTGCTTTTGCACAAACAAATTCAGGAGATGTCACTCCTAACCTTTGGGGCCCAGCGGATGGGGTGAATGATTATGCGAGACAAAACATCATTGCAGAAAAACAATTAAACCGCGCCCAATCTCTTTATTCTTCTGCCACAACTCAACTTTCAGGTTCCGTTGACTTTCGCCACACGTTTGTTAACTTTTCCAATCTTTATGTAAGCAGTGTAGGAACTACAACCTGCCAAGCTGGTATGGGAGCATCTTTTTCTGCTGGAAGTGTGGAAGACAATGCTGTCTCTCTTGATTTTTTTGATGAAGGGACTACCGTTGATTCGTTGGATTGGAATACCAATTCTGCAGATGCGTTTAAGTCTAGTTTCCTTGGGGGAGCACTCGGTGTTCTTTGGCCAGCTTCTACAAGTGAAGCTTACAAACTTTGCCATGCCGAAAAACCTGTCCTCATTCCTACAGGGGTTGCTAGTTTTGATGGGAATCCTTGGACACCTCCTGTCATCCCCATGCAAATCATTAAAATTGGTAACTTAGCGATTCTTGCCATTCCTGCGGAAGTATCGACAATGGCAGGACGTAGACTTCGTTCTCTTGTGAAAAATGTTTTGGCCAATGAATACACGGTGATTGCTGGTCTCTCTAACTCTTACACCTCGTATCTGACAACAAGAGAAGAATACTCTTCCCAACAATATGAAGGTGCTTCCACTCAATTTGGACCAAACACACTTGTCGGTTATGAACAAGAATTTGGTAAGTTAGCAAGCGCTTTGCGAAACGGAAGTGTTTCCCCTGCTGGACCTACACCGGCTGATCTAACAAACTACCAAGCAACTTTTCAAACTGGAGTTGTCTTTGATGATATTCCTCTCTTTAAAAGTTTTGGAAATGTTTTCACACAACCAGCATCTTCTTATGCAAACGGAGCCACTGTGAGCGCTGTATTTTGGGGCGCCCATCCTAAAAACAATATGCTCATCGGAAGTAGTTTTGTGGATGTGGAAAAACAAAATGGATCTACTTGGACTGTGGTGGCTAGAGATAATGATCCTTCCACTACCTACAAATGGCAAAGGGATGGGATTGCCTATTCCAAAGTCACCGTCACTTGGAAAACGAGCTCCTTCCCATCGGGAACTTACCGCATCCGCCACCGTGGCCATTGGAAAAGTGGTTGGACGGGAGCCATCAGCGCTTACCAAGGAGTCACAAATAATTTCACAGTGCAGTAA
- a CDS encoding TetR/AcrR family transcriptional regulator, with amino-acid sequence MDKLVDASLSPDLASRPFKFTSKQGRSRRTRLLTIALEFLREKSPEEISFADICKEAKIPRPSAYHFFPNVEAIFHGIRLLHSESLIEKSLLLKRETFHSWEQYIERSIDVAVEVTNKEIAFPRLIYGYRMSNPEMRQVGQELDAKLANLAKLGLMDRFELPTFENTDPIFAVAFSIADSLLKLSYRTYGDFTPWMVGEAKKATISYLKNYLPEVCKPK; translated from the coding sequence ATGGATAAATTGGTCGACGCATCCTTATCCCCTGACCTCGCTTCTAGGCCCTTTAAGTTCACTAGCAAACAAGGGAGGAGTAGACGCACTCGTTTGTTAACCATTGCATTGGAATTCCTTAGGGAAAAATCTCCAGAAGAGATTAGCTTTGCTGATATCTGCAAAGAGGCAAAAATCCCCAGGCCTTCCGCTTATCATTTTTTCCCCAATGTGGAAGCCATCTTCCATGGAATCCGGTTATTACACTCCGAAAGCTTGATTGAAAAATCACTTTTATTAAAAAGAGAAACCTTTCATTCTTGGGAACAATATATCGAACGTTCGATCGACGTGGCCGTGGAAGTCACAAATAAAGAAATTGCTTTTCCTCGTTTGATTTATGGATACAGGATGAGTAACCCTGAGATGCGTCAAGTGGGCCAAGAGTTAGACGCAAAACTAGCAAACCTTGCCAAACTGGGACTGATGGATCGGTTCGAACTACCAACCTTTGAAAATACAGATCCTATCTTTGCGGTTGCCTTTTCCATTGCCGATTCTCTTTTGAAACTTTCTTACCGAACCTATGGAGACTTTACTCCTTGGATGGTGGGAGAAGCAAAAAAGGCAACGATCTCGTATTTAAAAAATTATCTACCAGAAGTTTGCAAACCAAAATAG